A genomic segment from Candidatus Abyssobacteria bacterium SURF_5 encodes:
- the uvrA gene encoding excinuclease ABC subunit UvrA, whose translation MNDRFIDIRGAKEHNLKNIDLRIPRDKLVVITGLSGSGKSSLAFDTIYAEGQRRYVESLSAYARQFLEQMQKPDVEHIEGLSPAISIEQKTAGRNPRSTVGTVTEIYDYLRVLYARIGTPHCYKCGKIISSQTAQEITDQIASLPEGTRLILLAPLVRGRKGEYRHIFENVRKEGYVRVRVDGKMYDVASEEIKLAKRKAHDVDVVIDRLVVKHGIRSRLNDSVETALRLGKGIVSLLSEEPAGGRAKSREKIFSEKLACIECGISYPELEPRMFSFNSPHGACPACGGLGTSLEIEPELVVPDPTKSIRQGAIEPWQTIQKNSRYFTQMLEQVSRHYGFDINTSFKNLSPKHRDILLYGTNEEELDFALSHGRNKYAFHKTYEGVIPNLKRRYKETDSVAIREWIESYMRPRPCTACGGARLKPESLAVRVGEKNIAGVTALSIKEARQFFGRLRLSKVESQIAGRILKEMRERLDFMLNVGLDYLTLDRPAGTLAGGESQRIRLATQVGSGLVGVLYILDEPSIGLHQRDNHRLLQTLLRLRDIGNTVIVVEHDEATMRTADYIIDLGPMAGVHGGEVVISGTPDEIMMCDRSMTGKYLTGELQIEMPAVRRQGNGKNLELIGVRHNNLKNIDVSFPLGLFIAVTGVSGSGKSSLVDETLYPALARKLYRSKTKPGPYNDLKGAQYIDKVIDIDQSPIGRTPRSNPATYTGVFTHIRDLFSRVPDAKVRGYRPGRFSFNVKGGRCEACKGDGLIKIEMHFLPDVYVTCEACGGLRYNRETLAVRYKGKNIAEVLDMTVEDALAFFAEIPAIKQKMQTLFDVGLGYVKLGQSSTTLSGGEAQRVKLSTELSRRDTGKTLYILDEPTTGLHFDDIKRLLAILARLVDAGNTVIVIEHNLDVIKTADYIIDLGPEGGDEGGFLIGAGTPEEISASQKSYTGRFLKPVLERKSVVGTGSAI comes from the coding sequence ATGAATGACCGGTTCATTGATATACGCGGTGCCAAGGAACATAACCTGAAAAACATCGATCTGCGCATTCCGCGCGATAAACTCGTCGTGATCACGGGACTGAGCGGCTCGGGCAAGTCCTCTCTTGCATTCGATACCATATACGCCGAAGGACAACGCCGCTATGTCGAGAGCCTCTCAGCTTATGCTCGCCAGTTCCTCGAGCAGATGCAGAAACCCGACGTCGAACACATCGAGGGTCTTTCACCCGCAATCTCCATCGAACAGAAAACGGCCGGAAGAAACCCCCGCTCGACGGTCGGAACGGTCACTGAAATTTACGACTATTTGCGGGTCCTGTATGCCCGCATCGGCACGCCCCATTGCTACAAGTGCGGCAAAATCATCTCTTCGCAGACTGCACAGGAAATTACCGACCAGATCGCCTCCCTCCCGGAAGGAACGCGCCTCATCCTGCTCGCCCCGCTCGTGCGCGGGCGAAAAGGCGAGTATCGCCACATTTTCGAGAACGTCCGCAAAGAGGGCTACGTGCGCGTGCGCGTAGATGGCAAGATGTACGATGTCGCCAGCGAGGAGATCAAACTCGCCAAACGCAAAGCCCACGATGTTGACGTCGTCATTGACCGCCTCGTCGTAAAGCACGGAATTCGCTCGCGACTGAACGACTCGGTTGAGACCGCTTTGCGGCTTGGCAAAGGCATCGTGAGCCTCTTATCTGAGGAGCCCGCCGGCGGTCGCGCCAAGAGCCGGGAAAAGATTTTCAGCGAAAAATTGGCATGCATCGAGTGCGGGATCAGCTATCCCGAACTCGAACCGCGAATGTTCTCATTCAATAGCCCCCACGGCGCATGTCCGGCATGCGGCGGATTAGGAACCAGCTTGGAGATCGAGCCCGAGCTCGTAGTGCCGGACCCGACTAAAAGCATTCGACAGGGGGCCATCGAGCCCTGGCAAACGATTCAGAAAAACTCGCGCTACTTCACCCAGATGCTTGAACAGGTGAGCCGGCATTACGGCTTCGACATCAACACCAGCTTCAAGAATCTCTCGCCGAAACATCGTGATATCCTCCTCTACGGCACTAATGAAGAAGAACTCGATTTTGCGCTGTCGCATGGGCGCAACAAGTATGCCTTCCATAAGACCTACGAAGGCGTTATCCCAAACCTGAAACGGCGGTATAAGGAAACCGATTCGGTCGCGATCAGAGAGTGGATCGAGTCCTATATGAGGCCGCGCCCCTGCACTGCATGCGGAGGCGCCAGATTGAAGCCCGAGAGCCTTGCCGTGCGGGTGGGCGAAAAGAACATCGCCGGGGTGACGGCTCTGTCCATTAAGGAGGCGCGGCAGTTCTTCGGCCGGCTTAGGCTCTCGAAAGTGGAATCACAGATCGCGGGGCGAATTCTGAAGGAAATGCGCGAGCGGCTCGACTTCATGCTCAATGTCGGCCTCGATTACCTCACGCTTGACCGACCCGCCGGCACGCTTGCGGGCGGTGAATCACAACGAATACGGCTGGCCACACAGGTGGGCTCCGGATTGGTCGGAGTCCTCTACATCCTGGATGAGCCGAGCATCGGACTGCACCAGCGCGACAACCACCGCCTCCTGCAAACGCTGCTCAGGCTGCGGGACATCGGAAACACTGTTATTGTTGTCGAGCATGATGAGGCCACCATGCGGACCGCCGATTACATAATCGACCTCGGCCCGATGGCAGGTGTCCATGGCGGCGAGGTGGTGATTTCCGGCACACCGGACGAAATCATGATGTGCGACCGCTCGATGACCGGAAAATACCTGACCGGCGAGCTCCAGATCGAAATGCCTGCGGTGAGGCGACAGGGAAACGGCAAAAATCTCGAATTGATCGGCGTGCGCCACAATAATTTGAAGAATATCGACGTCTCATTCCCGCTCGGTCTTTTCATCGCCGTCACGGGCGTATCCGGCTCCGGCAAATCTTCACTCGTCGACGAAACGCTTTATCCCGCGCTGGCGCGAAAGCTCTATCGATCGAAAACCAAACCCGGACCGTATAACGACCTAAAGGGCGCCCAGTATATCGATAAGGTGATCGATATCGACCAATCGCCGATTGGTCGAACCCCGCGATCAAATCCCGCCACCTACACCGGCGTCTTCACCCATATCCGCGACCTGTTCTCCCGCGTGCCCGACGCAAAAGTGAGAGGATACAGGCCGGGCCGCTTCAGCTTCAACGTGAAAGGCGGACGGTGCGAGGCCTGCAAAGGGGACGGCCTGATCAAGATCGAGATGCACTTCTTGCCCGACGTGTACGTCACCTGCGAGGCCTGCGGCGGCCTGCGCTATAACCGTGAAACGCTCGCTGTCAGGTATAAGGGAAAAAATATCGCCGAAGTTCTCGATATGACGGTCGAGGACGCGCTCGCGTTCTTTGCAGAAATCCCCGCTATCAAACAGAAGATGCAAACGCTTTTCGACGTCGGCCTTGGCTACGTCAAGCTCGGGCAGTCATCCACCACACTTTCGGGAGGCGAAGCCCAACGCGTGAAATTATCCACCGAACTGTCCCGGCGCGATACCGGGAAAACACTCTATATCCTCGATGAGCCGACAACCGGTCTGCATTTCGACGACATCAAGCGGCTCCTGGCCATCCTGGCGCGACTGGTCGACGCCGGCAACACAGTTATTGTTATCGAGCACAATCTCGATGTTATCAAAACAGCCGACTATATAATCGATCTCGGACCGGAAGGAGGCGACGAGGGAGGCTTTCTCATTGGCGCTGGCACTCCCGAAGAAATAAGCGCCTCCCAAAAATCATATACCGGACGTTTTCTCAAACCCGTTTTAGAAAGAAAAAGTGTCGTCGGAACCGGCAGTGCCATCTAA
- a CDS encoding protein-L-isoaspartate(D-aspartate) O-methyltransferase has product MVERQLRGRGIRDERVLAAMLLVPRHEFVPQELRHQAYEDHPLSIGENQTISQPYMVAVMTQELMLRPSDVVLEVGTGSGYQAGVLSRLTSFVYTIERRQRLACLAYATLKQVGYANIAVFCGDGSRGLPEHAPFDAILVTAAAPEVPEVLLEQLADDGRLIIPVGQKMIQVCKRIVRRGRKFEETDLTSCVFVPLVGRFGWEI; this is encoded by the coding sequence ATGGTGGAGCGACAATTGCGCGGTCGCGGAATCCGCGATGAACGCGTCCTGGCAGCAATGCTCCTGGTGCCGCGCCATGAATTTGTTCCGCAGGAACTCAGGCACCAGGCTTATGAGGACCACCCGCTGTCCATTGGGGAGAATCAGACGATCTCTCAGCCTTACATGGTGGCCGTCATGACGCAGGAGCTGATGTTGCGGCCTTCCGATGTCGTGCTCGAGGTCGGCACGGGCAGCGGCTATCAGGCGGGCGTCCTCTCCAGATTGACGTCATTTGTCTACACAATCGAGCGGCGCCAGCGCTTGGCCTGCCTTGCGTACGCTACCCTCAAACAGGTAGGGTATGCCAACATCGCCGTCTTCTGCGGCGACGGGAGCCGGGGACTCCCCGAACACGCGCCCTTCGATGCGATTCTCGTTACAGCCGCAGCGCCGGAAGTGCCGGAGGTGCTCCTGGAACAGTTGGCCGATGACGGCAGGCTCATCATCCCGGTCGGCCAAAAAATGATCCAGGTGTGCAAACGGATCGTTCGGCGCGGACGAAAGTTCGAGGAAACCGATCTCACCAGCTGCGTTTTTGTGCCGCTGGTTGGAAGATTCGGATGGGAGATTTAA
- a CDS encoding response regulator, whose translation MTIPARISKCFRTEREKRMVDNRQILIIDDNEEVRQLFCDIIEILGYAPRPVGGGVAALQQLKATHFDLVILDMHMPDLNGLDTFKAIRQFNSSVPVLVTTGFGMDKNVQEALSMGALLCLEKPFNVNRALKVIREIVEKESPRK comes from the coding sequence ATGACAATTCCGGCCAGGATTTCGAAATGCTTTAGGACCGAGAGGGAGAAGCGCATGGTTGATAATAGGCAGATACTGATTATTGATGATAATGAAGAGGTCCGCCAGCTGTTCTGCGACATCATCGAGATCCTCGGCTATGCCCCGAGGCCCGTCGGCGGCGGCGTCGCCGCCCTCCAACAACTGAAGGCGACTCACTTCGATCTCGTCATCCTCGACATGCACATGCCCGACCTGAACGGATTGGACACCTTCAAGGCGATCCGTCAGTTCAATTCAAGTGTCCCGGTGCTCGTCACCACCGGATTCGGAATGGACAAGAACGTGCAGGAAGCCCTCAGTATGGGCGCACTTCTCTGTCTGGAAAAACCTTTCAATGTGAACCGCGCACTGAAAGTCATTCGCGAAATCGTCGAAAAAGAATCCCCGAGGAAGTAA
- a CDS encoding response regulator: protein MAEKNRILVIDDEKRMCDSIKVLLSNIGYEVDTAENGRSGIEKLKNHTFGLVITDLMMPELDGFAVMKYIKENCPNTLVIVITGYASVESAVRAIRSGAYDYILKPFDFEIIKISVERAWDKLKLERELEKTRKLAQVAERAIALNNELNNPLSITSGFAQLLQIRLEESGDNTTKRQVNSIIKASESMHQMNLQFRRFARSLLNDNSGQDFEML from the coding sequence GTGGCCGAGAAGAACCGAATTCTGGTGATAGACGACGAAAAAAGGATGTGTGACAGCATCAAAGTCCTGCTGTCAAACATCGGATATGAAGTGGACACTGCCGAAAATGGGCGTTCTGGTATTGAGAAGCTGAAAAATCATACATTCGGCCTCGTCATCACAGATCTCATGATGCCCGAACTCGATGGCTTCGCCGTCATGAAGTACATCAAGGAGAACTGCCCAAACACGCTCGTGATCGTCATTACCGGCTACGCCTCAGTCGAGTCCGCCGTCAGAGCCATCCGCAGCGGCGCGTATGATTACATCCTCAAACCGTTCGATTTCGAAATCATTAAGATCTCGGTCGAGCGCGCCTGGGATAAGCTCAAGCTCGAACGGGAACTCGAAAAGACTCGAAAACTCGCCCAGGTCGCCGAGCGGGCCATCGCATTGAATAACGAACTTAATAACCCGCTTTCCATCACCTCCGGCTTCGCACAGCTCCTGCAGATTCGACTCGAAGAAAGCGGTGACAACACCACGAAGCGCCAGGTGAATTCCATTATCAAAGCCTCCGAAAGCATGCACCAGATGAACCTGCAGTTCCGGCGGTTCGCCCGAAGCCTGCTCAATGACAATTCCGGCCAGGATTTCGAAATGCTTTAG
- a CDS encoding sensor histidine kinase gives MRQADVFSGMTRQTLTRRFVTIMAVGAGFAILCSALFSYYHGYKIRSEGAGVAVQRVAEGRASEIHTALSAGLSLLVSLSQSDRLQEAVSDQSQRYRSLSAPEIADLAIKEMALWKVSSRPQAELQALQNNELAAALQAVAIAYPGFRLLRVIDQAGIVIAAYGELHGPSVIQEEWWQQTEAFERDRPRLYEPLFTEEPASVVVPMTVPIFPSATGSAQWILYAEYSLDHMLIHEKSQEITALLIGAGNERNLWVFKNDSQTPRMVRITSGLQKFDFGEIGQSLVPLDQLGITAFAGFAPVLRPSSSPPLFTYDGSDWSAVVAIPEDIVMRPLNSLFFQALIFSAIVLVSLSLSGLAMARRALKPIRVLQLGVQEIGQGNLEHRIDIRSGDEIELLAVEFNRMADRMQRAQEQLQRHSKELEQKVNQLRRLQAQLMQSERMAATGELAAQIAHEINNPLGIIKNYVGIAKLLMPEEDPNRENMKIVDQEINRIAGIVRRLLRFAKPGAEDIQSVQINQVLEELLALLRGQLFRRKIEVTSELAENLPEVNVSTDQIRQVFLNLIKNAEDAMPEGGKMTVRTRYRKGRVEIDVADDGCGIPPENIKNIFEPFFTTKGVKGTGLGLSVSYGIIKNYNGEISVDSEPGRGTTFTIQLPVVSDKVFQVIQSS, from the coding sequence ATGAGACAAGCGGACGTTTTCTCCGGCATGACCAGGCAAACCTTGACCAGAAGGTTTGTCACCATCATGGCCGTGGGAGCCGGATTCGCCATTCTGTGCAGCGCCCTGTTCAGCTACTATCATGGCTACAAAATCCGCAGCGAAGGAGCGGGCGTCGCCGTACAGCGGGTGGCCGAAGGCCGGGCAAGTGAGATCCATACCGCCCTGAGCGCCGGACTTTCCCTGCTCGTAAGCCTGTCGCAATCCGACCGGTTACAGGAAGCAGTCAGCGACCAGAGCCAGAGGTATAGATCGCTTTCCGCCCCGGAAATCGCAGACCTCGCCATCAAGGAAATGGCGCTGTGGAAGGTATCCAGTCGCCCTCAGGCTGAACTGCAAGCCCTTCAAAATAATGAACTCGCCGCTGCCCTGCAGGCCGTGGCCATCGCATATCCGGGCTTCCGGCTCTTGCGCGTGATCGACCAGGCGGGAATCGTGATCGCGGCGTATGGCGAGTTGCACGGGCCCAGTGTCATCCAGGAAGAATGGTGGCAGCAGACAGAGGCGTTCGAACGCGACCGCCCGCGACTCTATGAACCGCTTTTCACCGAAGAACCCGCTTCCGTCGTCGTGCCCATGACCGTCCCCATTTTCCCTTCCGCGACCGGGTCCGCGCAATGGATCCTTTACGCTGAATACAGCCTCGACCACATGCTGATCCATGAAAAGTCACAGGAAATAACCGCCCTGCTCATCGGGGCAGGCAACGAGCGAAATCTGTGGGTTTTCAAGAATGACAGCCAGACCCCTCGCATGGTGAGAATCACCAGTGGACTCCAAAAGTTCGATTTCGGCGAGATCGGCCAGTCCCTGGTTCCTCTGGATCAGTTGGGAATTACCGCATTTGCCGGCTTCGCGCCCGTGTTGCGGCCGTCTTCCTCCCCGCCTCTCTTCACCTACGACGGAAGCGACTGGAGCGCAGTCGTCGCAATCCCGGAAGATATAGTCATGCGTCCGCTGAATTCACTTTTCTTCCAGGCGCTCATCTTCAGCGCGATCGTGCTGGTGTCGCTCTCGCTGAGCGGCTTGGCGATGGCCAGACGGGCGCTCAAACCGATCCGCGTCCTGCAACTGGGGGTGCAGGAGATTGGACAGGGAAACCTCGAGCACCGCATCGACATCAGAAGCGGCGACGAAATCGAACTGCTCGCCGTCGAATTCAACCGGATGGCGGACCGCATGCAGCGCGCGCAGGAACAGTTGCAGCGGCATAGCAAGGAACTCGAGCAGAAAGTCAACCAGTTGAGAAGACTGCAAGCCCAGTTGATGCAATCCGAACGCATGGCCGCCACCGGCGAACTGGCCGCGCAGATCGCGCACGAAATCAATAATCCCCTCGGCATTATCAAGAATTACGTCGGTATCGCCAAGCTGCTGATGCCCGAGGAAGACCCTAACCGCGAGAACATGAAAATCGTCGACCAGGAAATCAACCGGATTGCCGGCATCGTACGCAGGCTGCTGCGGTTCGCCAAACCGGGCGCCGAAGACATCCAATCGGTGCAGATCAACCAGGTCCTCGAAGAACTGCTGGCTCTGCTGAGAGGCCAATTGTTCCGGCGCAAGATCGAGGTTACCTCTGAACTGGCCGAAAACCTGCCCGAAGTCAACGTCTCCACCGACCAGATCAGACAGGTCTTCCTCAATTTGATAAAAAACGCGGAAGACGCAATGCCCGAAGGAGGAAAAATGACTGTTCGCACCCGCTACAGAAAAGGGCGGGTCGAAATCGATGTCGCTGATGACGGATGCGGAATTCCGCCGGAAAATATCAAGAATATCTTCGAACCGTTCTTCACGACCAAGGGCGTGAAGGGAACGGGCCTCGGCCTCTCGGTTTCATACGGCATCATCAAGAACTACAACGGAGAGATCAGCGTGGACAGCGAGCCCGGCCGCGGCACTACCTTCACCATCCAGCTTCCAGTCGTCAGCGACAAGGTGTTTCAGGTTATCCAGTCTTCATAA